A stretch of the Photobacterium toruni genome encodes the following:
- a CDS encoding ATP-binding protein, which yields MNQPKALRRIIDTYFQDPKATIAIAAGTEVLRQNGYNDRLYWVKQGELSGYLNNEENNLSAQVFVVKEGMFFGVHSFFAQTLVASTTVVAEKDSEIAWIDLSTQAVEPEHYGSLAEQFMPVMVHELATRQMLTGIAALEKEKALQKLYATEQMTTLGQLAAGIAHELNNAIGVISSKTENIQLAISQFVENNQPQMTPFLQHGIDHGQTISSAQVRDRTKVLQRQYKLSREHARTLARALPEGDVPEHWLEDLNTALVCWDNGRDLRDIRLAARHAASIVRSVKQLGGGDHARIPDVDINDTLHKSLALLQSNLRQVEVVLRPAILPPMTASVTELVQIWVNLIKNACDAMENTEAPQIEIITRSVKNKLLVTITNNGPMIDEVTRRKIFNPNFSTKKGGLSFGLGLGLAIVQRIVNSYGGTIAVKSDLQRTTFRIKLPIT from the coding sequence ATGAATCAACCTAAAGCATTGCGACGGATCATTGATACCTATTTTCAAGATCCTAAGGCGACTATTGCTATTGCAGCCGGTACTGAAGTCTTGCGCCAAAATGGATATAACGATCGCTTATATTGGGTAAAGCAAGGTGAGTTATCTGGCTATTTAAATAATGAAGAAAATAATTTAAGCGCCCAAGTATTTGTGGTCAAAGAAGGGATGTTTTTTGGTGTCCACAGTTTCTTCGCACAGACCTTAGTTGCCTCAACAACGGTTGTTGCAGAAAAGGACAGTGAAATTGCTTGGATTGATTTATCGACACAGGCCGTTGAGCCTGAACATTATGGCTCATTAGCGGAACAATTTATGCCTGTAATGGTGCATGAATTGGCAACGCGACAGATGCTAACTGGCATAGCTGCGCTAGAAAAAGAAAAGGCTCTTCAAAAACTGTATGCCACCGAACAAATGACGACATTAGGTCAATTAGCAGCTGGCATCGCGCATGAACTTAATAATGCGATTGGTGTGATTAGTAGCAAAACTGAAAATATACAGCTAGCGATTAGTCAATTTGTTGAGAATAATCAACCACAAATGACGCCATTTTTACAACATGGAATAGATCACGGCCAGACGATAAGTTCCGCGCAAGTTCGTGATCGTACTAAGGTCTTACAACGACAATATAAGCTGAGTCGAGAACACGCGCGAACACTTGCGCGTGCACTGCCAGAAGGAGATGTTCCTGAACATTGGCTTGAGGATCTTAATACGGCATTAGTTTGCTGGGATAATGGCCGTGATTTACGTGATATTCGATTAGCAGCGCGGCATGCTGCCAGTATTGTTCGATCAGTAAAGCAGCTTGGTGGTGGTGATCATGCACGAATCCCTGATGTCGATATCAATGATACGTTACATAAGTCGTTGGCATTATTGCAAAGTAACTTACGGCAGGTTGAAGTGGTATTACGCCCTGCAATTTTACCTCCCATGACAGCAAGCGTCACTGAACTAGTACAAATATGGGTTAATCTTATTAAAAATGCATGTGATGCTATGGAAAATACCGAAGCGCCACAAATTGAGATCATAACAAGAAGTGTAAAAAATAAATTATTAGTGACTATTACTAATAATGGACCAATGATCGATGAAGTAACTCGTCGTAAAATATTTAATCCTAATTTTAGTACCAAAAAAGGAGGCTTATCATTTGGTTTAGGATTGGGATTAGCAATAGTGCAACGTATCGTAAATAGCTATGGTGGCACGATTGCGGTTAAAAGTGATCTTCAACGTACTACATTTAGAATCAAATTACCGATAACGTAA
- a CDS encoding response regulator: protein MEKITIICVDDQREVLSAVLKDLAEFEPSFLLEDCESADEALALMDELDAEGEFIGVIISDHVMPGKSGVELLTTVANDSRFIHTKKVLLTGQATHQDTIAAINQARIESYFEKPWDTEVLISCVRVLVTEYIFDMGLDYTLWGDVIDNTTVLRRLR, encoded by the coding sequence ATGGAAAAAATTACTATTATTTGCGTTGATGATCAACGTGAAGTGTTAAGTGCTGTATTAAAAGATTTAGCTGAATTTGAACCTTCTTTTTTACTGGAAGATTGTGAGTCAGCAGATGAAGCACTCGCGTTAATGGATGAACTTGATGCTGAAGGTGAGTTTATTGGTGTGATTATTTCAGATCATGTTATGCCGGGTAAAAGCGGGGTTGAATTGTTAACAACAGTGGCAAATGATAGCCGCTTTATTCATACTAAAAAAGTATTATTAACAGGACAAGCGACGCATCAAGATACGATTGCAGCGATTAATCAAGCTCGTATTGAAAGTTATTTTGAAAAACCATGGGATACTGAAGTATTAATTAGTTGCGTTCGAGTATTAGTAACTGAATATATTTTTGATATGGGACTTGATTATACTCTGTGGGGTGATGTTATTGATAATACAACTGTTTTACGACGGTTGCGTTAA
- a CDS encoding zinc/cadmium/mercury/lead-transporting ATPase, giving the protein MCAQCNNKKGHIHTAKPTIATKATVTVVAATADCCSSVSTDCCSTNKDIEGCGDNDTEGPAGCCSTLSYSALHSVAKKNAFTITGAHISANDNVVAENKHQHTDTAIEHHNNKDHVHSEHVHSKQCCSAPAMSKEQELALEASLTNNAHGKTFSWKVLGMDCPSCAAKLEKAIMSLAAVDTAKVMFATEKLIVNIHDNQQADTEMLKAEIENKSKQTGFTLVSTTTKTADLPTESFLRQHLSVIIIALMMVISFVLNKTVSAEAGLFAFTLTTIVGLFPILKKAIVLTKSGTPFSIETLMSVAAIGALYLGETAEAAMVIFLFLIGEQLEGYAASRARSGVKALMDLVPEEATVILADGTKTKISAAELKPGDVIEVVPGERLPADGQILDVIASFDESALTGESVPVERTPGEKVMAGSMASDKVVRLTIISAQGDNAIDRILHMIEDAESRKAPLERFLDKFSRWYTPSMILLAALVVVIPPLVFGQSWDEWIYKGLALLLIACPCALVISTPAAITSGLAAAARRGALIKGGAALEQLGHIEVVAFDKTGTLTEGKPIVTDMICWDNDADKLLRQAAAIEVGSLHPLAKAVVNRAQQQQLSIIEATERETLVGRGIQGITEGDAFLLCAADRLPAAIVLTTEQQQQATDLENEGKTLVVAVRNAQPVGLVAWRDNLREDALVAVEKLKQLGIQSVMLTGDNSRAAAAIAKEINIDFRAGLLPADKVTEIRKLNDEHSVAMIGDGINDAPAMKTATIGIAMGGGTDVALETADAAITHNRLAELPVMIELSRATLNNIRQNIGLALGLKGIFLVTTVLGVTGLWVAVLADSGATALVTLNALRLLRFKPKE; this is encoded by the coding sequence ATGTGTGCTCAATGTAATAATAAAAAAGGCCATATTCATACTGCAAAACCAACTATTGCGACTAAAGCCACTGTTACGGTGGTGGCTGCAACGGCTGATTGTTGTTCAAGCGTAAGTACTGATTGCTGCTCGACGAATAAAGATATTGAAGGGTGTGGTGATAATGATACTGAAGGTCCCGCGGGTTGTTGTTCAACACTATCCTATAGTGCGCTCCATTCAGTAGCTAAAAAGAATGCGTTTACCATTACTGGTGCGCATATATCCGCTAATGATAATGTAGTCGCTGAAAATAAACATCAGCATACAGACACTGCTATCGAACACCATAATAATAAAGATCATGTTCATAGTGAGCACGTTCACAGTAAGCAGTGTTGCTCTGCACCAGCCATGAGTAAAGAACAAGAATTAGCGTTAGAGGCCTCTCTAACAAATAACGCTCATGGCAAAACATTTAGCTGGAAAGTATTAGGCATGGATTGCCCTAGTTGTGCCGCTAAACTTGAAAAAGCAATCATGTCATTAGCCGCTGTAGACACCGCGAAAGTGATGTTTGCGACAGAAAAATTAATTGTTAATATTCATGATAATCAGCAAGCAGATACTGAAATGCTTAAAGCTGAGATAGAAAACAAATCCAAACAAACAGGTTTTACGTTAGTTTCTACTACAACGAAAACCGCAGATTTACCAACTGAATCATTTTTACGTCAGCATTTGTCTGTAATTATTATTGCATTGATGATGGTGATCTCTTTTGTCTTAAATAAAACGGTTTCGGCTGAAGCTGGATTATTTGCGTTTACGTTGACGACCATTGTTGGTTTATTCCCGATTTTAAAAAAAGCCATTGTTTTAACTAAATCAGGCACGCCATTTTCTATTGAGACATTAATGTCCGTTGCAGCAATAGGTGCTTTATACCTGGGTGAAACGGCAGAAGCGGCAATGGTTATCTTTTTGTTCCTCATTGGCGAACAACTTGAAGGTTATGCAGCTTCTCGAGCACGTAGTGGTGTAAAAGCATTAATGGATTTAGTGCCAGAAGAAGCAACGGTTATTTTAGCTGATGGCACTAAAACTAAAATATCTGCAGCAGAGTTAAAACCTGGTGATGTGATTGAAGTTGTACCGGGTGAACGTTTACCCGCTGATGGTCAAATTTTGGATGTTATTGCCAGTTTTGATGAAAGTGCATTAACGGGTGAATCAGTTCCTGTTGAGCGAACACCGGGCGAAAAAGTCATGGCGGGTAGCATGGCATCTGATAAAGTGGTGCGCTTAACCATTATTTCAGCTCAAGGTGATAATGCGATTGATCGTATATTGCATATGATTGAAGATGCCGAATCACGTAAAGCGCCCTTGGAGCGGTTCCTTGATAAATTCAGTCGCTGGTACACTCCAAGCATGATTTTATTAGCAGCGTTAGTGGTTGTTATTCCCCCGTTAGTGTTTGGCCAATCTTGGGATGAATGGATTTATAAAGGCTTAGCATTATTATTGATTGCTTGTCCGTGTGCGTTAGTTATTTCAACCCCTGCGGCAATTACATCTGGTTTAGCGGCGGCAGCTCGTCGTGGGGCGCTTATTAAAGGTGGTGCTGCGTTAGAACAATTGGGTCATATTGAAGTCGTTGCGTTTGATAAAACAGGTACACTTACTGAAGGTAAGCCTATTGTTACGGATATGATTTGTTGGGATAACGACGCAGATAAACTATTACGTCAAGCCGCTGCTATTGAAGTGGGGTCGTTACATCCATTGGCAAAAGCGGTTGTTAACAGAGCACAACAACAGCAGCTTAGTATTATTGAAGCGACTGAACGTGAAACTTTAGTTGGACGCGGTATTCAAGGGATCACGGAAGGTGATGCGTTTTTATTATGTGCCGCTGATCGGTTACCTGCTGCTATTGTTTTGACTACAGAACAGCAACAGCAAGCAACGGATTTAGAAAACGAAGGCAAAACGCTGGTGGTTGCGGTTCGTAATGCACAGCCTGTCGGTTTAGTGGCATGGCGAGATAATTTACGAGAAGATGCATTAGTTGCAGTTGAAAAGCTTAAACAGCTTGGTATTCAATCGGTAATGTTAACGGGTGATAATTCTCGTGCTGCAGCTGCCATTGCAAAAGAAATCAATATTGATTTTCGCGCTGGTTTATTACCTGCTGATAAAGTGACTGAAATTCGTAAACTTAATGATGAACATAGTGTTGCGATGATTGGTGATGGCATTAATGATGCTCCTGCAATGAAAACTGCCACTATTGGTATTGCAATGGGCGGTGGTACAGATGTTGCGCTGGAAACCGCTGATGCAGCCATTACGCATAATCGCCTAGCTGAATTACCAGTAATGATTGAATTATCACGTGCTACCTTAAATAACATTCGACAGAATATTGGTCTTGCTCTGGGTCTTAAAGGTATTTTCTTGGTGACAACGGTACTTGGTGTTACGGGATTATGGGTGGCAGTATTAGCCGATAGTGGCGCTACAGCATTAGTTACTTTAAATGCTTTGCGACTATTACGCTTTAAGCCAAAAGAATAA
- the udp gene encoding uridine phosphorylase, translating to MSDNKVFHLGVNKADLNGAELAIIPGDPARVEKIANLMENPEFLASAREYTVYRAQLDGKPVVICSTGIGGPSTSIAVEELAQLGVNTFLRVGTTGAIQPNINPGDMIVTTGSVRLDGASLHFAPMEFPAVADFTVATAMKQACDDAGATVHTGVTASSDTFYPGQERYDTFSGRVVRRFQGSMKEWQEMGVLNFEMESATLLTMCASSGLRAGCVAGVIINRTQKEIPDHATLKATEARSIKIVVEAARKMLTK from the coding sequence ATGTCTGACAATAAAGTATTCCACCTAGGTGTTAATAAAGCTGATCTTAACGGCGCTGAGTTAGCGATTATTCCTGGTGATCCTGCTCGTGTAGAAAAAATTGCCAACCTAATGGAAAACCCTGAATTTCTAGCAAGTGCTCGTGAATACACTGTGTACCGTGCACAGTTAGACGGCAAGCCTGTTGTTATTTGTTCTACTGGTATTGGCGGTCCATCAACGTCTATCGCAGTAGAAGAGCTTGCACAATTAGGGGTTAATACTTTCCTTCGTGTAGGTACAACTGGTGCTATTCAACCAAATATTAATCCTGGCGATATGATTGTAACAACAGGTTCTGTTCGTCTTGATGGTGCAAGTCTTCACTTTGCGCCAATGGAATTCCCAGCAGTTGCTGATTTCACCGTTGCAACAGCAATGAAGCAAGCATGTGATGATGCTGGTGCAACTGTACACACGGGTGTAACTGCTTCTAGTGATACTTTCTACCCAGGTCAAGAGCGTTATGACACATTTTCTGGCCGTGTAGTACGTCGCTTCCAAGGCTCGATGAAAGAGTGGCAGGAAATGGGTGTGCTTAATTTTGAAATGGAATCTGCAACACTATTAACTATGTGTGCAAGTTCTGGTTTACGTGCAGGTTGTGTTGCGGGCGTTATCATTAACCGTACGCAAAAAGAAATTCCTGATCACGCAACATTGAAAGCAACTGAAGCACGTTCAATTAAGATTGTTGTTGAAGCTGCACGTAAAATGTTAACTAAATAA
- a CDS encoding Card1-like endonuclease domain-containing protein, producing the protein MITHVGIIDQDPVRLITPLLDEAVPADKMIFIGTEKQQQQYDRLASILTSRNIIVEFFIIPDIINVTQIRHRLNQLADQLKQDSRDVWFNASCGLRHRLLSAYEVFRSFHWPIYVIEPFSDEMCWLFPNDREQQQVQDRIQISDYLTIFGARCELSDNPMPESLNDQLWELGQRWASSALELGPGLATLNYLATTCRKEQVLNVALSEKQQGYKELGTLLNDLEEIGLATYHDGILTFKHEEARRFANGEWLENLVHSTVRAIQNELPTIQDHSLGVQVYRKIGEREVRNELDVATIVNNKLHIIECKTKGMRDDGDDTLYKLESLRDLLGGLQARAMLVSFRPLRHHDLVRAQDLGLAIIGPDQLGELYTHLHDWLKGAGGQAHNLA; encoded by the coding sequence ATGATTACTCACGTTGGCATTATTGATCAGGATCCAGTCCGTCTGATCACTCCATTATTAGATGAAGCAGTACCTGCGGATAAAATGATATTTATTGGTACAGAAAAACAACAACAACAATATGATCGACTCGCTTCTATTTTAACTTCACGTAATATTATTGTTGAATTTTTTATTATTCCCGACATCATTAATGTCACTCAGATTCGACACCGTTTGAACCAACTGGCTGATCAATTAAAACAAGACAGCCGTGATGTGTGGTTCAATGCAAGCTGTGGTTTACGTCACCGTTTATTATCCGCTTATGAAGTATTCCGCTCTTTCCATTGGCCAATCTACGTTATTGAACCATTCAGTGATGAAATGTGCTGGCTATTCCCTAATGATCGTGAGCAACAACAAGTTCAAGATCGTATTCAAATTTCTGATTATTTAACTATTTTTGGTGCGCGTTGTGAGCTATCTGACAACCCAATGCCAGAATCTCTCAACGACCAATTATGGGAGCTAGGTCAACGCTGGGCGAGCTCTGCACTAGAATTAGGCCCAGGTTTAGCAACCCTCAATTATCTAGCGACAACCTGTCGTAAAGAACAAGTCCTCAATGTTGCTCTTAGTGAAAAGCAACAAGGCTATAAAGAATTAGGAACGTTACTGAACGATCTTGAGGAAATAGGCCTTGCAACATACCACGATGGTATATTGACATTTAAGCATGAAGAAGCGCGTCGTTTCGCTAACGGTGAATGGCTAGAAAACTTAGTTCACAGTACTGTTCGTGCAATTCAAAACGAATTACCAACAATTCAAGATCACTCTTTAGGAGTGCAGGTTTACCGTAAAATTGGTGAGCGTGAAGTTCGTAATGAGCTTGATGTCGCAACTATCGTTAATAATAAACTACACATTATTGAATGTAAGACCAAAGGTATGCGTGACGATGGTGATGATACCTTATACAAACTAGAATCATTACGTGACCTACTTGGTGGCCTACAAGCACGTGCAATGCTTGTAAGTTTCCGTCCTTTACGTCATCACGATTTAGTTCGCGCACAAGATTTAGGATTAGCGATTATTGGTCCTGATCAACTAGGTGAATTATATACTCACCTGCATGATTGGCTTAAAGGTGCTGGCGGTCAAGCACATAACCTCGCATAA
- a CDS encoding LysE family translocator translates to MIDLNVLPLYLTAVIALLLIPGPDMLLIASSSLTYGRKVGIYASLGNATSGILLTILAALGVSALIAMNPIALHILRLVGGAYLLKMGWDCMRSHPDDAPQELAQSNKMASTLYRRAVFTNLLNPKALIFFVLFLPQFVSTHVATSSGEQMLVLGLLLNVLGLLFNLFLVTTIGIFGKSLLKNEKFRNNQHKFMGLIFFILAIWLLASQLPTPPSM, encoded by the coding sequence ATGATTGATTTAAATGTCTTACCGCTTTACCTCACCGCTGTGATTGCTCTACTCCTCATTCCTGGACCTGACATGCTACTCATTGCCAGTTCAAGCTTAACTTACGGTCGAAAAGTCGGTATTTATGCGAGCTTAGGTAATGCAACTTCTGGTATTTTATTAACTATTTTAGCAGCGCTTGGAGTTTCAGCACTTATTGCAATGAATCCAATCGCATTGCATATTTTACGCTTAGTTGGTGGTGCGTATTTATTAAAAATGGGCTGGGATTGTATGCGCAGCCATCCAGATGACGCACCTCAAGAATTAGCGCAATCTAATAAAATGGCGTCAACATTATACCGCCGCGCTGTCTTTACTAATCTTCTTAATCCTAAAGCTCTTATTTTCTTTGTGTTGTTCTTACCACAATTTGTTTCAACTCATGTTGCAACGTCCTCTGGCGAGCAGATGCTAGTTCTTGGATTACTACTGAATGTATTAGGGCTATTGTTTAATCTGTTTTTAGTTACAACTATTGGTATCTTCGGAAAATCGTTATTGAAAAATGAAAAATTCCGTAATAACCAGCATAAATTTATGGGCTTAATCTTCTTTATTCTTGCTATTTGGCTATTAGCGTCACAATTACCAACCCCTCCAAGCATGTAA
- a CDS encoding peptidase U32 family protein codes for MGNNAMRSNFELLAPGGDIESIKAAIVAGANAIYCGLDNFNARNRATNITFEDLNGIVRVAHQRDCKIFLTLNIMILESEIPAVIRLLNKLVNTKIDGVILQDLGLFHLIKQHFPTLDVHASTQVNSHNEGQILFMGQLNASRVNLSRELNIKEIKHLAQFGHQHNVLMEVFVHGSYCIGFSGLCYISSAKNGNSGNRGRCSQPCRDQYQTTAVGKDYPLNMKDNSAFSNLEELADAGVYSLKVEGRIKKSHYVYTVVDNWSRQLDNYCNQKPLLADTRELYTVFNRDFSNSYLMGDINKAMFIDNPRDNSVDHFAQIANAKSETDIQAVKQKLYDDKTTIIQTVEERIADLDISLLALELTIIGQVEQPLTIRVTTPLQQFEVASTSLLRQSDNTVLDSDCFEKRFRSLNNGEYLLSPMDLTQLAADVVVPFKELTQMRDQIACVLNGNQPLVEPVELAKAVRKPQMEITSRLSVLIANSADIAAVSQPETTVYYQLPEAMAMEGLKLVALFQENPHLIPWFPAILIGDNYQAAVTFLEQVKPLRIVTNNSGVGYAAHQLGLAWIAGPQMNISNSLSLECLQQEFGCVGAFISNEIKRSQIKPITAPAGFELYYSIYHPMMLLMSRQCLFHQTVGCKKKRFDDKCLRKCDKSASIINLTEASFVVDKQRGDHNALYNPNNFLNLDIVDEIKNKFTGFMIDLRDIKTDTQVTVTKAELTALFNQYVAGNNELTRSEIEAVVIGNTCNQYIKGL; via the coding sequence ATGGGTAATAACGCGATGAGAAGTAACTTTGAGTTGTTAGCTCCAGGCGGTGATATTGAGTCGATTAAAGCGGCTATCGTTGCGGGTGCGAATGCTATTTATTGTGGATTAGATAATTTTAATGCCCGTAATCGTGCAACGAATATTACTTTTGAAGATTTAAATGGCATCGTTCGTGTTGCGCATCAACGCGATTGTAAGATTTTTCTTACGCTTAATATCATGATCTTAGAAAGTGAAATTCCAGCTGTTATTCGATTATTAAATAAATTAGTTAACACTAAAATTGATGGTGTGATCTTACAAGATTTAGGCTTGTTTCATCTTATTAAACAGCATTTTCCAACGCTTGATGTTCATGCATCTACGCAAGTAAATAGCCATAATGAAGGTCAGATTTTATTTATGGGGCAGCTTAATGCAAGCCGTGTAAATTTATCACGTGAACTTAACATTAAAGAAATAAAACATTTAGCGCAGTTTGGTCATCAGCACAATGTACTGATGGAAGTATTTGTGCATGGCTCATATTGCATTGGCTTTTCAGGTTTGTGTTATATCAGTTCGGCTAAAAATGGTAACTCGGGTAACCGTGGTCGTTGTAGTCAGCCGTGTCGAGATCAATACCAAACTACGGCGGTTGGTAAAGATTATCCGCTCAATATGAAAGACAATTCTGCGTTTTCAAATTTAGAAGAACTTGCAGATGCTGGCGTATATTCATTAAAGGTGGAAGGGCGCATCAAAAAATCACATTACGTTTATACCGTAGTGGATAATTGGAGTCGTCAACTAGACAATTATTGTAATCAAAAACCGCTATTGGCAGATACGCGTGAACTATATACCGTATTTAATCGCGATTTTTCTAACTCATACTTAATGGGTGATATTAATAAAGCGATGTTTATCGATAATCCGCGTGATAATTCAGTCGATCATTTTGCACAGATCGCGAATGCGAAATCTGAAACTGACATTCAAGCGGTTAAACAAAAGTTATATGATGATAAAACGACGATCATCCAGACTGTTGAAGAACGAATTGCAGATTTAGATATTAGCTTATTAGCATTAGAGTTGACGATTATCGGTCAAGTAGAACAACCATTGACTATTCGAGTAACAACGCCATTGCAGCAGTTTGAGGTCGCTTCTACGTCGTTATTACGTCAGTCCGATAATACAGTGCTTGATAGTGATTGTTTTGAAAAACGCTTCCGTAGCTTAAATAATGGCGAATACTTATTATCACCGATGGATTTAACGCAATTAGCGGCTGATGTGGTGGTGCCGTTTAAAGAATTAACGCAAATGCGCGATCAGATTGCGTGTGTATTAAATGGCAATCAACCATTAGTTGAGCCTGTAGAGTTAGCTAAAGCCGTTCGTAAACCACAAATGGAGATCACATCACGGTTATCAGTGTTGATCGCTAACTCTGCTGATATTGCTGCTGTGAGCCAACCAGAGACTACGGTGTATTATCAATTACCGGAAGCGATGGCAATGGAAGGACTAAAGTTAGTTGCTCTGTTCCAAGAAAATCCGCATCTTATTCCTTGGTTCCCAGCAATTTTGATTGGTGATAACTACCAAGCAGCAGTGACGTTTCTAGAGCAAGTGAAGCCATTACGCATTGTGACCAATAATAGTGGTGTAGGGTATGCAGCGCACCAGTTAGGTTTAGCGTGGATAGCAGGTCCACAAATGAACATCAGTAATAGCTTGAGCCTTGAGTGCTTGCAGCAAGAATTTGGTTGTGTAGGGGCGTTTATTTCTAATGAGATAAAACGCTCGCAAATTAAACCAATTACTGCGCCAGCTGGGTTTGAATTGTATTACAGCATTTATCATCCAATGATGTTATTAATGAGCCGTCAGTGTTTATTCCATCAAACTGTAGGCTGTAAGAAAAAGCGTTTTGACGATAAGTGCTTACGCAAGTGTGATAAATCAGCATCGATCATTAATCTGACTGAAGCGTCATTTGTGGTTGATAAACAGCGCGGTGATCATAATGCGTTATATAATCCAAACAACTTTTTAAATCTTGATATTGTCGATGAGATTAAGAATAAGTTTACGGGCTTTATGATTGATTTGCGCGATATTAAAACTGACACTCAAGTGACAGTAACTAAAGCGGAATTGACGGCGTTATTTAATCAGTATGTTGCGGGTAATAATGAACTTACACGTAGTGAAATTGAAGCGGTTGTTATTGGGAATACCTGTAATCAGTACATCAAAGGCTTGTAA